The following proteins come from a genomic window of Lolium rigidum isolate FL_2022 chromosome 5, APGP_CSIRO_Lrig_0.1, whole genome shotgun sequence:
- the LOC124657965 gene encoding NAC domain-containing protein 83-like has translation MEMPAGEAPRQLPPGFRFHPTDEELVLQYLRRKALSRPLPASVIPVVHAAAMPDPWDLFGANDGEAAYFFTLRQPPSRGGGGRRRRAATGHWKATGKEKQVFVQLQGPSGSGSGRRLLVGVKTALAFHRGKGKARTDWVMHEYRLAAAPGADVAGEKKSPSDLQSCEWVVCRVSLKSRARRPSADAGSETTAVHRDDDAGERHQPSSSCVTDTSHASDHQEEVSSATAANSQRHRWPRRREVPCSGVRGEFSWRCTRGTRQIERQEDYRVC, from the exons ATGGAGATGCCAGCAGGGGAGGCACCGAGGCAGCTGCCGCCGGGTTTCCGTTTCCACCCCACCGACGAGGAGCTGGTGCTGCAGTATCTCCGCCGCAAGGCCCTCTCGCgcccgcttcccgcctccgtcatccCCGTCGtccacgccgccgccatgcccgaCCCCTGGGACCTCTTTG GCGCGAATGATGGGGAGGCGGCATACTTCTTCACCCTGCGGCAACCGCCGTCGAGAGGtggtggcgggcggcggaggagagcGGCCACCGGGCACTGGAAGGCCACGGGGAAGGAGAAGCAGGTGTTCGTGCAGCTGCAGGGCCCGTCCGGGTCCGGCAGCGGCAGGCGGCTGCTCGTCGGCGTCAAGACGGCACTCGCCTTCCACCGGGGCAAGGGCAAGGCGCGGACCGACTGGGTCATGCACGAGTaccgcctcgccgccgcgcccggcGCCGACGTGGCCGGCGAGAAGAAGAGTCCCAGTGACTTGCAGAGTTGCGAATGGGTCGTGTGCCGGGTCTCGCTGAAGAGCAGGGCAAGGAGGCCATCAGCCGATGCCGGTAGCGAGACGACCGCCGTGCACCGGGATGATGATGCTGGCGAGCGCCACCAACCATCGTCGAGCTGTGTCACGGACACTAGTCACGCTTCAGATCACCAAGAAGAAGTCA GTTCGGCTACGGCAGCCAACAGCCAGCGGCATCGTTGGCCACGGCGCCGAGAGGTTCCCTGTTCCGGCGTCCGCGGCGAGTTCAGCTGGAGGTGCACACGAGGTACTCGACAAATTGAACGACAGGAAGACTACCGTGTGTGCTGA